A genomic region of Dreissena polymorpha isolate Duluth1 chromosome 4, UMN_Dpol_1.0, whole genome shotgun sequence contains the following coding sequences:
- the LOC127876989 gene encoding receptor-type tyrosine-protein phosphatase epsilon-like isoform X1 — MCLYGCEDGYNFVTDNKCNTTCAEGSYGTNCSLPCSAFCLNSRRCHHLNGTCIDGCADGYEFVTDKTCNTPCATGLYGHICSSTCSAFCRNNRSCHHVNGTCLNGCEDGYNFVTDNKCNTTCAEGSYGTNCSLHCSAFCLNSRRCHHINGTCIDGCADGYEFVTDKTCNTPCATGLYGHICSSTCSAFCRNSRSCHHVNGTCLNGCEDGYNFVTDNTCNTTCAEGSYGTNCSLHCSAFCLNSRRCHHINGTCIDGCADGYAFVTDKTCNTPCGHRRYGRDCSSICSDYCHNNQSCHHINGTCPKGCEDGYDFKQNETCNTICKNRTFGKNCSMNCNCDECHHVNGSCAMFKQQCDTGFKMDKDICQQNIEASSKPSSSSTGAIGGGVAAAVAFTIVIIIAVVFYKRRRMNNNGDNREFVNDIAMFSPTEPQSTVKSDQQLNLKTDLRGNIYANAKDIQSDYYGFNAFATGIQLHELWTYIRDKDRIDSTYFDDEFKKLPAGLIRKHDVASAACNKGKTRYKDLYAYDDSRVVLTNACPDDSDYINASYIHGFDKLKKFIASQGPTQKMISDFWRMIWQQKVEKIVMLTNLIELGTLKCLQYWPEDINGECKHGGVLIKYAGIKETFDYKIRSLEITMDGETRRLNQFHFMSWPDKDVPDTTWCLVDFWRAVAKFDDTNTSPILVHCSAGVGRSGTFIALDNLIAQAQIENCVRPLHVVEALRQQRVNMVQTKEQYKYLHEALAEALLIGTHHWVTRQFESVYNFMIGKDIETSKTRIEQQFELITKSANYARGQSAVIATGLVNDHIGTQNEAMIIKATETKPQCIVLSALGESRAFIALTSLHDNTAENVWSLVEKQGCKTMIEFSNRSEGSHKADTYHGQKEGGRFGRYYVNLTEERNDRGFEERTYSYKEDTKGSSLKTFKQFYMPGMNKDPERQSMLDLIEAILTWQGQLSTDTPILIKDGSNFHRSGLVVVLLSEICRIVTHDGQINLVETVVSMKHQEKHIIHSAAQLRICYDAILDYVQKPGIYQNF; from the exons ATGTGCCTTTATGGTTGTGAAGATGGATATAACTTTGTCACCGACAACAAGTGTAATACTA cgtGTGCAGAGGGATCATATGGTACTAACTGTTCATTACCCTGCAGCGCATTTTGTCTCAACAGTCGTCGATGTCATCATTTAAATGGGACTTGCATTGATGGCTGTGCAGATGGATATGAATTTGTTACTGACAAAACGTGTAATACTC ccTGTGCAACGGGATTGTATGGGCACATCTGCTCATCGACGTGCAGCGCATTTTGTCGAAACAATCGATCATGCCATCATGTAAATGGGACGTGCCTTAATGGTTGTGAAGATGGATATAACTTTGTCACCGACAACAAGTGTAATACTA cgtGTGCAGAGGGATCATATGGTACTAACTGTTCATTACACTGCAGCGCATTTTGTCTCAACAGTCGTCGATGTCATCATATAAATGGGACTTGCATTGATGGCTGTGCAGATGGATATGAATTTGTTACTGACAAAACGTGTAATACTC CCTGTGCAACGGGATTGTATGGGCACATCTGCTCATCGACGTGCAGCGCATTTTGTCGAAACAGTCGATCATGCCATCATGTAAATGGGACGTGCCTTAATGGTTGTGAAGATGGATATAACTTTGTCACCGACAACACGTGTAATACTA cgtGTGCAGAGGGATCATATGGTACTAACTGTTCATTACACTGCAGCGCATTTTGTCTTAATAGTCGTCGATGTCATCATATAAATGGGACTTGCATTGATGGCTGTGCAGATGGATATGCATTTGTTACTGACAAAACGTGTAATACTC CCTGTGGTCACAGAAGGTATGGTCGAGATTGCTCATCCATCTGCAGCGATTATTGTCACAATAATCAGTCATGTCATCACATAAATGGGACGTGTCCTAAGGGTTGTGAAGATGGATATGACTTTAAGCAAAACGAAACCTGCAATACTA TTTGCAAAAACAGGACATTTGGTAAAAACTGTTCAATGAACTGCAACTGTGATGAATGCCATCATGTCAACGGTTCATGTGCCATGTTTAAACAGCAATGCGACACTGGATTCAAGATGGACAAAGATATCTGTCAAC AGAATATTGAAGCTTCATCGAAACCATCCTCATCTTCTACTGGAGCAATTGGAGGTGGAGTTGCGGCTGCTGTAGCCTTCACAATTGTGATCATTATTGCTGTCGTTTTCTATAAACGGAGACGTATGAACAA CAACGGAGACAATCGAGAGTTTGTCAATGATATTGCAATGTTCTCGCCGACAGAACCACAATCTACTGTTAAGTCAGATCAACAGCTTAATTTGAAAACTGACTTACGTGGCAATATATACGCAAATGCAAAAG ATATTCAATCGGATTACTATGGCTTCAATGCCTTTGCTACTGGTATTCAACTGCATGAACTATGGACGTACATACGTGATAAAGACCGGATTGATTCTACTTATTTCGACGACGAGTTTAAG AAATTACCTGCTGGTTTGATTCGAAAGCACGACGTCGCATCTGCTGCGTGTAATAAAGGCAAAACCCGTTACAAGGATTTGTATGCAT ATGACGATTCGCGAGTTGTCCTGACAAACGCGTGTCCAGATGATTCCGACTACATCAATGCCAGCTATATACAT GGTTTCGATAAATTGAAGAAATTCATCGCAAGTCAAG GCCCTACTCAGAAAATGATTTCTGATTTTTGGCGTATGATTTGGCAACAGAAGGTTGAGAAAATTGTCATGCTTACGAATCTCATTGAACTTGGAACg CTTAAGTGTCTTCAGTATTGGCCAGAAGATATAAACGGTGAGTGCAAACACGGTGGCGTTCTTATCAAGTATGCCGGCATCAAGGAAACATTCGACTACAAAATCAGATCACTTGAAATCACAATG GATGGTGAGACCAGGCGCCTCAACCAATTCCATTTTATGTCCTGGCCAGATAAAGATGTTCCAGATACAACCTGGTGTCTTGTGGATTTTTGGAGAGCTGTTGCTAAGTTCGACGACACCAACACATCCCCCATTCTTGTACATTGCAG tgCGGGTGTTGGCCGCAGCGGAACGTTTATCGCTCTGGACAACTTGATTGCACAAGCACAGATTGAAAACTGCGTCAGACCTCTCCATGTGGTTGAAGCTTTACGGCAACAAAGAGTGAACATGGTCCAAACAAAG GAACAGTACAAATACCTGCATGAAGCTTTGGCAGAAGCCCTACTGATTGGTACGCATCACTGGGTTACAAGGCAGTTTGAAAGTGTCTACAACTTTATGATTGGAAAAGACATTGAGACGTCGAAGACACGAATCGAACAGCAGTTCGaa TTGATAACCAAAAGTGCAAATTACGCGAGGGGACAAAGCGCAGTAATTGCAACTGGACTAGTAAACGACCATATTGGAACTCAAA ACGAAGCCATGATTATCAAGGCGACAGAGACTAAGCCGCAGTGCATTGTCTTATCA GCACTTGGAGAGAGCAGAGCGTTTATAGCATTGACTTCCTTACATGATAACACTGCAGAAAATGTCTGGTCTCTTGTTGAGAAGCAGGGGTGTAAAACAATGATCGAGTTTTCAAATCGTTCAGAAGGATCGCATAAG GCGGATACTTACCATGGTCAGAAAGAGGGCGGGCGTTTCGGAAGATATTACGTCAACTTAACCGAGGAAAGAAACGATCGCGGCTTTGAGGAGAGAACATATTCCTATAAAGAAGACACA AAAGGTAGCAGTCTAAAGACTTTTAAACAGTTCTACATGCCTGGTATGAATAAAGACCCGGAAAGACAGTCCATGCTTGATCTAATTGAGGCGATATTGACATGGCAAGGTCAGCTCTCGACCGACACACCGATATTGATTAAAGATGG TTCGAACTTTCACAGAAGCGGCCTAGTTGTGGTATTGTTGAGCGAGATATGTCGCATtgtgacgcacgacggacaaataAACCTTGTTGAAACAGTTGTATCAATGAAGCACCAAGAGAAGCATATTATCCATAGCGCT GCTCAACTGAGGATCTGCTACGACGCAATTTTGGACTACGTTCAGAAACCAGGAATCTATCAAAATTTCTAA
- the LOC127876989 gene encoding receptor-type tyrosine-protein phosphatase epsilon-like isoform X3, with product MCLYGCEDGYNFVTDNKCNTTCAEGSYGTNCSLHCSAFCLNSRRCHHINGTCIDGCADGYEFVTDKTCNTPCATGLYGHICSSTCSAFCRNSRSCHHVNGTCLNGCEDGYNFVTDNTCNTTCAEGSYGTNCSLHCSAFCLNSRRCHHINGTCIDGCADGYAFVTDKTCNTPCGHRRYGRDCSSICSDYCHNNQSCHHINGTCPKGCEDGYDFKQNETCNTICKNRTFGKNCSMNCNCDECHHVNGSCAMFKQQCDTGFKMDKDICQQNIEASSKPSSSSTGAIGGGVAAAVAFTIVIIIAVVFYKRRRMNNNGDNREFVNDIAMFSPTEPQSTVKSDQQLNLKTDLRGNIYANAKDIQSDYYGFNAFATGIQLHELWTYIRDKDRIDSTYFDDEFKKLPAGLIRKHDVASAACNKGKTRYKDLYAYDDSRVVLTNACPDDSDYINASYIHGFDKLKKFIASQGPTQKMISDFWRMIWQQKVEKIVMLTNLIELGTLKCLQYWPEDINGECKHGGVLIKYAGIKETFDYKIRSLEITMDGETRRLNQFHFMSWPDKDVPDTTWCLVDFWRAVAKFDDTNTSPILVHCSAGVGRSGTFIALDNLIAQAQIENCVRPLHVVEALRQQRVNMVQTKEQYKYLHEALAEALLIGTHHWVTRQFESVYNFMIGKDIETSKTRIEQQFELITKSANYARGQSAVIATGLVNDHIGTQNEAMIIKATETKPQCIVLSALGESRAFIALTSLHDNTAENVWSLVEKQGCKTMIEFSNRSEGSHKADTYHGQKEGGRFGRYYVNLTEERNDRGFEERTYSYKEDTKGSSLKTFKQFYMPGMNKDPERQSMLDLIEAILTWQGQLSTDTPILIKDGSNFHRSGLVVVLLSEICRIVTHDGQINLVETVVSMKHQEKHIIHSAAQLRICYDAILDYVQKPGIYQNF from the exons ATGTGCCTTTATGGTTGTGAAGATGGATATAACTTTGTCACCGACAACAAGTGTAATACTA cgtGTGCAGAGGGATCATATGGTACTAACTGTTCATTACACTGCAGCGCATTTTGTCTCAACAGTCGTCGATGTCATCATATAAATGGGACTTGCATTGATGGCTGTGCAGATGGATATGAATTTGTTACTGACAAAACGTGTAATACTC CCTGTGCAACGGGATTGTATGGGCACATCTGCTCATCGACGTGCAGCGCATTTTGTCGAAACAGTCGATCATGCCATCATGTAAATGGGACGTGCCTTAATGGTTGTGAAGATGGATATAACTTTGTCACCGACAACACGTGTAATACTA cgtGTGCAGAGGGATCATATGGTACTAACTGTTCATTACACTGCAGCGCATTTTGTCTTAATAGTCGTCGATGTCATCATATAAATGGGACTTGCATTGATGGCTGTGCAGATGGATATGCATTTGTTACTGACAAAACGTGTAATACTC CCTGTGGTCACAGAAGGTATGGTCGAGATTGCTCATCCATCTGCAGCGATTATTGTCACAATAATCAGTCATGTCATCACATAAATGGGACGTGTCCTAAGGGTTGTGAAGATGGATATGACTTTAAGCAAAACGAAACCTGCAATACTA TTTGCAAAAACAGGACATTTGGTAAAAACTGTTCAATGAACTGCAACTGTGATGAATGCCATCATGTCAACGGTTCATGTGCCATGTTTAAACAGCAATGCGACACTGGATTCAAGATGGACAAAGATATCTGTCAAC AGAATATTGAAGCTTCATCGAAACCATCCTCATCTTCTACTGGAGCAATTGGAGGTGGAGTTGCGGCTGCTGTAGCCTTCACAATTGTGATCATTATTGCTGTCGTTTTCTATAAACGGAGACGTATGAACAA CAACGGAGACAATCGAGAGTTTGTCAATGATATTGCAATGTTCTCGCCGACAGAACCACAATCTACTGTTAAGTCAGATCAACAGCTTAATTTGAAAACTGACTTACGTGGCAATATATACGCAAATGCAAAAG ATATTCAATCGGATTACTATGGCTTCAATGCCTTTGCTACTGGTATTCAACTGCATGAACTATGGACGTACATACGTGATAAAGACCGGATTGATTCTACTTATTTCGACGACGAGTTTAAG AAATTACCTGCTGGTTTGATTCGAAAGCACGACGTCGCATCTGCTGCGTGTAATAAAGGCAAAACCCGTTACAAGGATTTGTATGCAT ATGACGATTCGCGAGTTGTCCTGACAAACGCGTGTCCAGATGATTCCGACTACATCAATGCCAGCTATATACAT GGTTTCGATAAATTGAAGAAATTCATCGCAAGTCAAG GCCCTACTCAGAAAATGATTTCTGATTTTTGGCGTATGATTTGGCAACAGAAGGTTGAGAAAATTGTCATGCTTACGAATCTCATTGAACTTGGAACg CTTAAGTGTCTTCAGTATTGGCCAGAAGATATAAACGGTGAGTGCAAACACGGTGGCGTTCTTATCAAGTATGCCGGCATCAAGGAAACATTCGACTACAAAATCAGATCACTTGAAATCACAATG GATGGTGAGACCAGGCGCCTCAACCAATTCCATTTTATGTCCTGGCCAGATAAAGATGTTCCAGATACAACCTGGTGTCTTGTGGATTTTTGGAGAGCTGTTGCTAAGTTCGACGACACCAACACATCCCCCATTCTTGTACATTGCAG tgCGGGTGTTGGCCGCAGCGGAACGTTTATCGCTCTGGACAACTTGATTGCACAAGCACAGATTGAAAACTGCGTCAGACCTCTCCATGTGGTTGAAGCTTTACGGCAACAAAGAGTGAACATGGTCCAAACAAAG GAACAGTACAAATACCTGCATGAAGCTTTGGCAGAAGCCCTACTGATTGGTACGCATCACTGGGTTACAAGGCAGTTTGAAAGTGTCTACAACTTTATGATTGGAAAAGACATTGAGACGTCGAAGACACGAATCGAACAGCAGTTCGaa TTGATAACCAAAAGTGCAAATTACGCGAGGGGACAAAGCGCAGTAATTGCAACTGGACTAGTAAACGACCATATTGGAACTCAAA ACGAAGCCATGATTATCAAGGCGACAGAGACTAAGCCGCAGTGCATTGTCTTATCA GCACTTGGAGAGAGCAGAGCGTTTATAGCATTGACTTCCTTACATGATAACACTGCAGAAAATGTCTGGTCTCTTGTTGAGAAGCAGGGGTGTAAAACAATGATCGAGTTTTCAAATCGTTCAGAAGGATCGCATAAG GCGGATACTTACCATGGTCAGAAAGAGGGCGGGCGTTTCGGAAGATATTACGTCAACTTAACCGAGGAAAGAAACGATCGCGGCTTTGAGGAGAGAACATATTCCTATAAAGAAGACACA AAAGGTAGCAGTCTAAAGACTTTTAAACAGTTCTACATGCCTGGTATGAATAAAGACCCGGAAAGACAGTCCATGCTTGATCTAATTGAGGCGATATTGACATGGCAAGGTCAGCTCTCGACCGACACACCGATATTGATTAAAGATGG TTCGAACTTTCACAGAAGCGGCCTAGTTGTGGTATTGTTGAGCGAGATATGTCGCATtgtgacgcacgacggacaaataAACCTTGTTGAAACAGTTGTATCAATGAAGCACCAAGAGAAGCATATTATCCATAGCGCT GCTCAACTGAGGATCTGCTACGACGCAATTTTGGACTACGTTCAGAAACCAGGAATCTATCAAAATTTCTAA
- the LOC127876989 gene encoding receptor-type tyrosine-protein phosphatase epsilon-like isoform X4 has protein sequence MCLYGCEDGYNFVTDNKCNTTCAEGSYGTNCSLPCSAFCLNSRRCHHLNGTCIDGCADGYEFVTDKTCNTPCATGLYGHICSSTCSAFCRNNRSCHHVNGTCLNGCEDGYNFVTDNKCNTTCAEGSYGTNCSLHCSAFCLNSRRCHHINGTCIDGCADGYAFVTDKTCNTPCGHRRYGRDCSSICSDYCHNNQSCHHINGTCPKGCEDGYDFKQNETCNTICKNRTFGKNCSMNCNCDECHHVNGSCAMFKQQCDTGFKMDKDICQQNIEASSKPSSSSTGAIGGGVAAAVAFTIVIIIAVVFYKRRRMNNNGDNREFVNDIAMFSPTEPQSTVKSDQQLNLKTDLRGNIYANAKDIQSDYYGFNAFATGIQLHELWTYIRDKDRIDSTYFDDEFKKLPAGLIRKHDVASAACNKGKTRYKDLYAYDDSRVVLTNACPDDSDYINASYIHGFDKLKKFIASQGPTQKMISDFWRMIWQQKVEKIVMLTNLIELGTLKCLQYWPEDINGECKHGGVLIKYAGIKETFDYKIRSLEITMDGETRRLNQFHFMSWPDKDVPDTTWCLVDFWRAVAKFDDTNTSPILVHCSAGVGRSGTFIALDNLIAQAQIENCVRPLHVVEALRQQRVNMVQTKEQYKYLHEALAEALLIGTHHWVTRQFESVYNFMIGKDIETSKTRIEQQFELITKSANYARGQSAVIATGLVNDHIGTQNEAMIIKATETKPQCIVLSALGESRAFIALTSLHDNTAENVWSLVEKQGCKTMIEFSNRSEGSHKADTYHGQKEGGRFGRYYVNLTEERNDRGFEERTYSYKEDTKGSSLKTFKQFYMPGMNKDPERQSMLDLIEAILTWQGQLSTDTPILIKDGSNFHRSGLVVVLLSEICRIVTHDGQINLVETVVSMKHQEKHIIHSAAQLRICYDAILDYVQKPGIYQNF, from the exons ATGTGCCTTTATGGTTGTGAAGATGGATATAACTTTGTCACCGACAACAAGTGTAATACTA cgtGTGCAGAGGGATCATATGGTACTAACTGTTCATTACCCTGCAGCGCATTTTGTCTCAACAGTCGTCGATGTCATCATTTAAATGGGACTTGCATTGATGGCTGTGCAGATGGATATGAATTTGTTACTGACAAAACGTGTAATACTC ccTGTGCAACGGGATTGTATGGGCACATCTGCTCATCGACGTGCAGCGCATTTTGTCGAAACAATCGATCATGCCATCATGTAAATGGGACGTGCCTTAATGGTTGTGAAGATGGATATAACTTTGTCACCGACAACAAGTGTAATACTA cgtGTGCAGAGGGATCATATGGTACTAACTGTTCATTACACTGCAGCGCATTTTGTCTTAATAGTCGTCGATGTCATCATATAAATGGGACTTGCATTGATGGCTGTGCAGATGGATATGCATTTGTTACTGACAAAACGTGTAATACTC CCTGTGGTCACAGAAGGTATGGTCGAGATTGCTCATCCATCTGCAGCGATTATTGTCACAATAATCAGTCATGTCATCACATAAATGGGACGTGTCCTAAGGGTTGTGAAGATGGATATGACTTTAAGCAAAACGAAACCTGCAATACTA TTTGCAAAAACAGGACATTTGGTAAAAACTGTTCAATGAACTGCAACTGTGATGAATGCCATCATGTCAACGGTTCATGTGCCATGTTTAAACAGCAATGCGACACTGGATTCAAGATGGACAAAGATATCTGTCAAC AGAATATTGAAGCTTCATCGAAACCATCCTCATCTTCTACTGGAGCAATTGGAGGTGGAGTTGCGGCTGCTGTAGCCTTCACAATTGTGATCATTATTGCTGTCGTTTTCTATAAACGGAGACGTATGAACAA CAACGGAGACAATCGAGAGTTTGTCAATGATATTGCAATGTTCTCGCCGACAGAACCACAATCTACTGTTAAGTCAGATCAACAGCTTAATTTGAAAACTGACTTACGTGGCAATATATACGCAAATGCAAAAG ATATTCAATCGGATTACTATGGCTTCAATGCCTTTGCTACTGGTATTCAACTGCATGAACTATGGACGTACATACGTGATAAAGACCGGATTGATTCTACTTATTTCGACGACGAGTTTAAG AAATTACCTGCTGGTTTGATTCGAAAGCACGACGTCGCATCTGCTGCGTGTAATAAAGGCAAAACCCGTTACAAGGATTTGTATGCAT ATGACGATTCGCGAGTTGTCCTGACAAACGCGTGTCCAGATGATTCCGACTACATCAATGCCAGCTATATACAT GGTTTCGATAAATTGAAGAAATTCATCGCAAGTCAAG GCCCTACTCAGAAAATGATTTCTGATTTTTGGCGTATGATTTGGCAACAGAAGGTTGAGAAAATTGTCATGCTTACGAATCTCATTGAACTTGGAACg CTTAAGTGTCTTCAGTATTGGCCAGAAGATATAAACGGTGAGTGCAAACACGGTGGCGTTCTTATCAAGTATGCCGGCATCAAGGAAACATTCGACTACAAAATCAGATCACTTGAAATCACAATG GATGGTGAGACCAGGCGCCTCAACCAATTCCATTTTATGTCCTGGCCAGATAAAGATGTTCCAGATACAACCTGGTGTCTTGTGGATTTTTGGAGAGCTGTTGCTAAGTTCGACGACACCAACACATCCCCCATTCTTGTACATTGCAG tgCGGGTGTTGGCCGCAGCGGAACGTTTATCGCTCTGGACAACTTGATTGCACAAGCACAGATTGAAAACTGCGTCAGACCTCTCCATGTGGTTGAAGCTTTACGGCAACAAAGAGTGAACATGGTCCAAACAAAG GAACAGTACAAATACCTGCATGAAGCTTTGGCAGAAGCCCTACTGATTGGTACGCATCACTGGGTTACAAGGCAGTTTGAAAGTGTCTACAACTTTATGATTGGAAAAGACATTGAGACGTCGAAGACACGAATCGAACAGCAGTTCGaa TTGATAACCAAAAGTGCAAATTACGCGAGGGGACAAAGCGCAGTAATTGCAACTGGACTAGTAAACGACCATATTGGAACTCAAA ACGAAGCCATGATTATCAAGGCGACAGAGACTAAGCCGCAGTGCATTGTCTTATCA GCACTTGGAGAGAGCAGAGCGTTTATAGCATTGACTTCCTTACATGATAACACTGCAGAAAATGTCTGGTCTCTTGTTGAGAAGCAGGGGTGTAAAACAATGATCGAGTTTTCAAATCGTTCAGAAGGATCGCATAAG GCGGATACTTACCATGGTCAGAAAGAGGGCGGGCGTTTCGGAAGATATTACGTCAACTTAACCGAGGAAAGAAACGATCGCGGCTTTGAGGAGAGAACATATTCCTATAAAGAAGACACA AAAGGTAGCAGTCTAAAGACTTTTAAACAGTTCTACATGCCTGGTATGAATAAAGACCCGGAAAGACAGTCCATGCTTGATCTAATTGAGGCGATATTGACATGGCAAGGTCAGCTCTCGACCGACACACCGATATTGATTAAAGATGG TTCGAACTTTCACAGAAGCGGCCTAGTTGTGGTATTGTTGAGCGAGATATGTCGCATtgtgacgcacgacggacaaataAACCTTGTTGAAACAGTTGTATCAATGAAGCACCAAGAGAAGCATATTATCCATAGCGCT GCTCAACTGAGGATCTGCTACGACGCAATTTTGGACTACGTTCAGAAACCAGGAATCTATCAAAATTTCTAA